Proteins from one Desmodus rotundus isolate HL8 chromosome 9, HLdesRot8A.1, whole genome shotgun sequence genomic window:
- the MIF4GD gene encoding MIF4G domain-containing protein isoform X1, giving the protein MGESGREEYKIQSFDAETQQLLKTALKDPGAVDLDKVANVIVDHSLQDCVFSKEAGRMCYAIIQAESKQAGQSVFRRGLLNRLQQEYQAREQLRARSLQGWVCYVTFICNIFDYLRVNNMPMMALVNPVYDCLFRLAQPDSLSTEEEVDCLVLQLHRVGEQLEKMNRQRMDELFVLIRDGFLLPTGLSSLAQLLLLEIIEFRAAGWKTTPAAHKYYYSEAAD; this is encoded by the exons ATGGGGGAGTCTGGTAGAGAGGAGTATAAAATCCAATCTTTTGATGCAGAGACCCAGCAGCTGCTGAAGACAGCACTCAAAG ATCCAGGTGCCGTGGACTTGGACAAAGTGGCCAATGTGATTGTGGACCATTCTCTGCAGGACTGTGTGTTCAGCAAGGAAGCAGGACGCATGTGCTATGCCATTATTCAG GCAGAGAGCAAGCAAGCAGGCCAGAGTGTCTTCCGGCGTGGACTCCTCAACCGGCTGCAGCAGGAGTACCAAGCTCGGGAGCAGCTGCGTGCCCGCTCCCTGCAGGGCTGGGTCTGCTATGTCACCTTCATCTGCAACATCTTTGACTACTTGAGG GTCAACAACATGCCCATGATGGCCCTGGTGAACCCAGTCTATGACTGCCTCTTCCGGCTGGCCCAGCCCGACAGCCTGAGCAcggaggaggag GTGGACTGCCTGGTGCTGCAGCTGCACCGCGTTGGGGAGCAGCTGGAGAAGATGAACAGGCAGCGAATGGATGAGCTCTTTGTCCTGATCCGGGATGGCTTCCTGCTCCCAACCGGCCTCAGCTCCctggcccagctgctgctgctggagatCATTGAGTTCCGGGCGGCCGGCTGGAAGACGACCCCAGCTGCTCACAAGTACTACTACAGTGAGGCCGCTGACTAG
- the GGA3 gene encoding ADP-ribosylation factor-binding protein GGA3 isoform X2 encodes MPRPGSAPAGSREVSGCGPGPGGCNMAEAEGESLESWLNKATNPCNRQEDWEYIIGFCDQINRELEGPQIAVRLLAHKIQSPQEWEAVQALTVLEACMKNCGRRFHNEVGKFRFLNELIKVVSPKYLGDRVSEKVKTKVIELLYSWTLALPEESKIKDAYHMLKRQGIVQSDPPIPVDRTLIPSPPPRPKNPVFDDEEKSKLLAKLLKSKNPDDLQEANKLIKSMVKEDEARIQKVTQRLHTLEEVNNNVKLLSEMLLHYSREDSAEADKELMKELFDRCENKRRTLFKLASETEDNDSSLGDILQASDNLSRVINSYKTIVEGQVINGEVSASTLPDSEGNHHSGNQGALIDLAELDAPSSLSPVLAPAPTAPSSGIPILPPPPQTSGPGGSRSSSQVEAPPGPSNTSNALCLLDEELLCLGLADPAPTAPPKESAGNGQWPLFQNEQSDLDFFSPKSGTAACSPPDGPVLQPSATPTISAQAPLPPPFPAPVVPAQKAGFLFPTGLPPASAPKPEPTAPGHHGSALGDSTLHKLDALDQLLEEAKVTSGLVKPVASSFFPAATSSPLVPASTSARPFLPFSTGPGSPLFQPPVCPSQGSPLKGPELSLASVHVPLESIKPSSALPVTAYDKNGFRILFHFAKECPPGRPDVLVVVVSMLNTAPLPIKSIVLQAAVPKSMKVKLQPPSGTELSPFSPVQPPAAITQVMLLANPLKISRVGAMGSPT; translated from the exons ATGCCCCGCCCCGGCTCAGCTCCTGCAGGTTCTCGCGAGGTTTCAGGCTGCGGGCCCGGCCCGGGCGGCTGCAATATGGCGGAGGCGGAGGGAGAGAGCCTGGAGTCTTGGCTGA ATAAAGCCACCAACCCTTGCAACCGCCAGGAGGACTGGGAATACATCATTGGCTTCTGTGATCAGATCAACAGGGAGCTGGAAGG GCCACAGATAGCCGTCCGCCTGCTGGCCCATAAGATCCAGTCTCCGCAGGAATGGGAGGCGGTCCAGGCCCTGACG GTGCTGGAGGCGTGCATGAAGAACTGCGGGAGGAGGTTCCACAATGAAGTGGGGAAGTTCCGGTTTTTGAATGAGTTAATCAAAGTGGTCTCTCCGAAG TACCTGGGGGACAGAGTGTCTGAGAAAGTGAAGACCAAGGTTATCGAGCTGCTTTATAGCTGGACGTTGGCCCTGCCTGAAGAATCGAAGATCAAGGATGCCTACCACATGTTGAAGAGACAGG GCATCGTGCAGTCTGACCCACCGATTCCTGTGGACAGGACACTGATCCCCTCTCCGCCACCTCGTCCCAAAAACCCTGTTTTCGATGATGAGGAGAAATCCAAG CTTTTAGCCAAGTTGTTGAAAAGTAAAAACCCAGATGACCTTCAGGAGGCCAACAAGCTCATCAAGTCCATGGTGAAGGAA GATGAGGCGCGGATCCAGAAGGTGACCCAGCGCCTGCACACTCTAGAGGAGGTTAATAACAACGTGAAGCTGCTCAGTGAGATGCTGCTTCACTACAGCAGAGAGGATTCTGCagaggcagataaagagctcATGAAG GAGCTGTTTGATCGGTGCGAGAATAAGAGGCGGACGCTATTCAAACTGGCCAGCGAGACAGAGGATAATGACAGTAGTCTGG GGGACATCCTGCAGGCCAGTGACAACCTCTCCCGGGTCATCAACTCTTACAAAACAATCGTTGAAGGGCAGGTCATCAACGGTGAGGTGTCCGCCTCAACCCTGCCTGACTCGGAAG GAAACCACCACTCTGGCAACCAGGGTGCGCTCATCGACTTGGCGGAGCTGGATGCACCAAGCAGCTTGTCCCCAGTGTTGGCACCGGCCCCCACTGCACCTTCCTCGGGcatccccattctccctccacccccccagaCCTCAGGGCCTGGGGGCAGCCGCTCCTCCAGCCAGGTGGAAGCCCCCCCAGGGCCCAGCAACACAAGCAATGCCCTGTGCTTGCTGGATGAGgagctgctctgcttgg GCCTCGCTGACCCAGCCCCCACAGCTCCTCCCAAAGAGTCAGCTGGAAATGGCCAGTGGCCCCTGTTTCAG AACGAACAGTCAGACCTGGACTTCTTCAGCCCCAAATCGGGGACTGCTGCCTGTAGCCCTCCCGACGGGCCTGTCCTCCAGCCCTCAGCAACCCCCACCATCAGCGCCCAggctccactgccaccccccttcccagcccctgtgGTCCCTGCCCAAAAAGCAGGCTTTTTGTTTCCCACTGGACTACCCCCAGCTTCAGCCCCAAAGCCTGAGCCCACAGctcctgggcaccatggctcagCTTTGGGCGACAGCACCCTGCACAAGCTGGATGCCCTCGACCAGCTTCTAGAAGAAGCCAAAGT gaccTCAGGCCTGGTGAAGCCTGTCGCCTCCAGCTTCTTTCCCGcggccacctcctcccctctggtgcCTGCCAGCACCTCAGCCAGGCCTTTCCTGCCATTCTCCACAGGGCCTGGCAGCCCTCTCttccagccacctgtctgcccaTCCCAGGGGAGCCCCCTGAAGGGGCCTGAGCTTTCCCTGGCCAGTGTCCACGTGCCCCTGGAATCTATCAAGCCTA GCAGCGCCCTTCCCGTGACAGCCTACGATAAAAATGGTTTCCGCATCCTCTTCCACTTTGCCAAGGAGTGTCCACCAGGACGGCCCGacgtgctggtggtggtggtatcCATGCTAAATACAGCACCCTTGCCTATCAAGAGCATCGTGCTGCAGGCCGCAGTGCCCAAG TCAATGAAAGTGAAGTTGCAGCCACCGTCTGGGACAGAACTCTCTCCATTTAGCCCCGTCCAGCCACCTGCAGCCATCACCCAGGTCATGCTGCTGGCTAATCCACTGAag
- the SLC25A19 gene encoding mitochondrial thiamine pyrophosphate carrier, which translates to MVGYDPKADSRNISSFEVAVAGSVSGLVTRVLISPLDVIKIRFQLQIERLSLSDPNAKYHGILQAGRQILQEEGPTAFWKGHIPAQLLSVGYGAVQFLSFEMLTELVHRAGVRDARDSSVHFVCGGLSACVATLAVHPADVLRTRFAAQGEPKVYKTLRDAVATMYRTEGPLVFYKGLNPTLIAIFPYAGFQFAFYNSLKHLCEWVTPAEGAKNENLKNLLCGSGAGVISKTLTYPLDLFKKRLQVGGFERARAAFGQVRSYQGLLDCARQVLREEGVEGFFKGLSPSLLKAAFSTGFVFFWYEFFCNLFHHMKKAHS; encoded by the exons ATGGTCGGCTATGACCCCAAAGCAGATAGCAGGAATATCTCCAGTTTCGAGGTGGCGGTGGCTGGGTCTGTGTCTGGACTTGTCACTCGAGTGCTGATCAGCCCCTTGGATGTCATCAAGATCCGTTTTCAG CTTCAGATTGAGCGCCTGTCTCTCAGTGACCCCAATGCAAAGTACCATGGGATCCTACAGGCCGGGAGACAGATTCTGCAGGAGGAGGGCCCGACAGCGTTCTGGAAGGGACATATTCCAGCCCAGCTTCTGTCTGTAGGCTATGGAGCTGTCCAA TTTTTGTCGTTTGAAATGCTGACTGAGCTGGTGCACAGAGCCGGTGTGCGCGATGCCCGCGACTCCTCCGTGCACTTCGTGTGTGGTGGCCTGTCTGCCTGCGTGGCCACCCTCGCCGTGCATCCCGCGGACGTCCTCCGCACCCGCTTTGCAGCTCAGGGTGAGCCCAAG GTGTACAAAACGCTGCGGGATGCCGTGGCCACCATGTACAGGACCGAAGGCCCCTTGGTCTTCTACAAAGGCTTGAACCCCACCTTGATCGCCATCTTCCCCTACGCCGGGTTCCAGTTCGCCTTCTACAACTCCCTGAAGCACCTGTGTGAGTGGGTCACACCCGCGGAAGGAGCGAAAAACG AAAACCTCAAAAACCTGCTCTGTGGCAGCGGAGCCGGAGTCATCAGCAAGACCCTTACGTACCCCCTGGACCTCTTCAAGAAACGGCTGCAGGTCGGAGGCTTTGAGCGGGCCCGAGCTGCCTTCGGTCAG GTTCGAAGCTACCAGGGCCTCCTGGACTGCGCCAGGCAGGTGCTGCgggaggagggtgtggagggCTTCTTCAAGGGCCTGTCCCCCAGCCTGCTGAAGGCCGCCTTCTCCACTGGCTTCGTGTTCTTCTGGTACGAGTTCTTCTGTAACCTCTTCCACCACATGAAGAAGGCGCACAGCTAG
- the MRPS7 gene encoding small ribosomal subunit protein uS7m, with amino-acid sequence MAAPLVKTVRGWSALALGVRSAVLRLPGLIQVRWSRYGPEYRDPQTDKEYYRKPLAELTEDQKFELELRKTQLIKAAPATKTSSVFEDPLISKFTNMMMRGGNKVLARSLVTKTLEAVKRKQFEKYHAASSEERATIERNPYTIFHQALKNCEPVIGLVPILKGGHFYQVPVPLSDRRRRFLAMKWMITECREKKPRRMLMPEKLSQELLEAFHNQGPVIKRKHDMHKMAEANRALAHYRWW; translated from the exons ATGGCTGCCCCCTTGGTGAAGACAGTGCGAGGGTGGTCGGCCCTAGCACTGGGTGTACGCAGTGCTGTTCTGCGGCTTCCAGG GCTCATCCAGGTGAGGTGGAGCCGCTATGGCCCTGAGTACAGGGATCCCCAGACTGACAAGGAATATTACCGCAAGCCCTTGGCAGAGCTGACTGAGGACCAGAAGTTTGAGCTGGAGCTCAGGAAGACACAGCTTATCAAAGCTGCCCCAGCGACGAAAACAAGCTCTGTGTTTGAAGACCCGTTGATCAG TAAATTCACCAACATGATGATGAGAGGAGGAAACAAAGTTCTGGCCAGATCCCTCGTGACGAAG ACTCTGGAAGCTGTAAAAAGGAAGCAGTTCGAGAAGTATCATGCTGCTTCCTCAGAGGAACGGGCAACCATTGAACGCAACCCCTACACCATCTTCCACCAAGCCCTGAAAAACTGTGAGCCTGTGATCGGGCTGGTACCCATCCTCAAGGGTGGCCATTTCTACCAG GTCCCTGTGCCGCTGTCCGACCGGCGGCGGCGCTTCCTGGCCATGAAGTGGATGATTACTGAGTGCAGGGAGAAGAAGCCCCGGCGGATGCTGATGCCAGAGAAACTGTCTCAGGAGCTGCTGGAGGCTTTTCACAACCAGGGCCCTGTGATCAAAAGGAAGCACGACATGCACAAGATGGCCGAGGCCAACCGCGCCCTGGCCCACTACCGCTGGTGGTAG
- the MIF4GD gene encoding MIF4G domain-containing protein isoform X2: protein MGESGREEYKIQSFDAETQQLLKTALKDPGAVDLDKVANVIVDHSLQDCVFSKEAGRMCYAIIQAESKQAGQSVFRRGLLNRLQQEYQAREQLRARSLQGWVCYVTFICNIFDYLRVNNMPMMALVNPVYDCLFRLAQPDSLSTEEEVGGPVMDSCGGGLPGAAAAPRWGAAGEDEQAANG, encoded by the exons ATGGGGGAGTCTGGTAGAGAGGAGTATAAAATCCAATCTTTTGATGCAGAGACCCAGCAGCTGCTGAAGACAGCACTCAAAG ATCCAGGTGCCGTGGACTTGGACAAAGTGGCCAATGTGATTGTGGACCATTCTCTGCAGGACTGTGTGTTCAGCAAGGAAGCAGGACGCATGTGCTATGCCATTATTCAG GCAGAGAGCAAGCAAGCAGGCCAGAGTGTCTTCCGGCGTGGACTCCTCAACCGGCTGCAGCAGGAGTACCAAGCTCGGGAGCAGCTGCGTGCCCGCTCCCTGCAGGGCTGGGTCTGCTATGTCACCTTCATCTGCAACATCTTTGACTACTTGAGG GTCAACAACATGCCCATGATGGCCCTGGTGAACCCAGTCTATGACTGCCTCTTCCGGCTGGCCCAGCCCGACAGCCTGAGCAcggaggaggaggtgggtggcCCTGTCATGGACAGCTGTGGAG GTGGACTGCCTGGTGCTGCAGCTGCACCGCGTTGGGGAGCAGCTGGAGAAGATGAACAGGCAGCGAATGGATGA
- the GGA3 gene encoding ADP-ribosylation factor-binding protein GGA3 isoform X1 — MPRPGSAPAGSREVSGCGPGPGGCNMAEAEGESLESWLNKATNPCNRQEDWEYIIGFCDQINRELEGPQIAVRLLAHKIQSPQEWEAVQALTVLEACMKNCGRRFHNEVGKFRFLNELIKVVSPKYLGDRVSEKVKTKVIELLYSWTLALPEESKIKDAYHMLKRQGIVQSDPPIPVDRTLIPSPPPRPKNPVFDDEEKSKLLAKLLKSKNPDDLQEANKLIKSMVKEDEARIQKVTQRLHTLEEVNNNVKLLSEMLLHYSREDSAEADKELMKELFDRCENKRRTLFKLASETEDNDSSLGDILQASDNLSRVINSYKTIVEGQVINGEVSASTLPDSEGNHHSGNQGALIDLAELDAPSSLSPVLAPAPTAPSSGIPILPPPPQTSGPGGSRSSSQVEAPPGPSNTSNALCLLDEELLCLGLADPAPTAPPKESAGNGQWPLFQNEQSDLDFFSPKSGTAACSPPDGPVLQPSATPTISAQAPLPPPFPAPVVPAQKAGFLFPTGLPPASAPKPEPTAPGHHGSALGDSTLHKLDALDQLLEEAKVTSGLVKPVASSFFPAATSSPLVPASTSARPFLPFSTGPGSPLFQPPVCPSQGSPLKGPELSLASVHVPLESIKPSSALPVTAYDKNGFRILFHFAKECPPGRPDVLVVVVSMLNTAPLPIKSIVLQAAVPKSMKVKLQPPSGTELSPFSPVQPPAAITQVMLLANPLKEKARLRYRLTFALGEQLSTEVGEVDQFPPVEQWGNL, encoded by the exons ATGCCCCGCCCCGGCTCAGCTCCTGCAGGTTCTCGCGAGGTTTCAGGCTGCGGGCCCGGCCCGGGCGGCTGCAATATGGCGGAGGCGGAGGGAGAGAGCCTGGAGTCTTGGCTGA ATAAAGCCACCAACCCTTGCAACCGCCAGGAGGACTGGGAATACATCATTGGCTTCTGTGATCAGATCAACAGGGAGCTGGAAGG GCCACAGATAGCCGTCCGCCTGCTGGCCCATAAGATCCAGTCTCCGCAGGAATGGGAGGCGGTCCAGGCCCTGACG GTGCTGGAGGCGTGCATGAAGAACTGCGGGAGGAGGTTCCACAATGAAGTGGGGAAGTTCCGGTTTTTGAATGAGTTAATCAAAGTGGTCTCTCCGAAG TACCTGGGGGACAGAGTGTCTGAGAAAGTGAAGACCAAGGTTATCGAGCTGCTTTATAGCTGGACGTTGGCCCTGCCTGAAGAATCGAAGATCAAGGATGCCTACCACATGTTGAAGAGACAGG GCATCGTGCAGTCTGACCCACCGATTCCTGTGGACAGGACACTGATCCCCTCTCCGCCACCTCGTCCCAAAAACCCTGTTTTCGATGATGAGGAGAAATCCAAG CTTTTAGCCAAGTTGTTGAAAAGTAAAAACCCAGATGACCTTCAGGAGGCCAACAAGCTCATCAAGTCCATGGTGAAGGAA GATGAGGCGCGGATCCAGAAGGTGACCCAGCGCCTGCACACTCTAGAGGAGGTTAATAACAACGTGAAGCTGCTCAGTGAGATGCTGCTTCACTACAGCAGAGAGGATTCTGCagaggcagataaagagctcATGAAG GAGCTGTTTGATCGGTGCGAGAATAAGAGGCGGACGCTATTCAAACTGGCCAGCGAGACAGAGGATAATGACAGTAGTCTGG GGGACATCCTGCAGGCCAGTGACAACCTCTCCCGGGTCATCAACTCTTACAAAACAATCGTTGAAGGGCAGGTCATCAACGGTGAGGTGTCCGCCTCAACCCTGCCTGACTCGGAAG GAAACCACCACTCTGGCAACCAGGGTGCGCTCATCGACTTGGCGGAGCTGGATGCACCAAGCAGCTTGTCCCCAGTGTTGGCACCGGCCCCCACTGCACCTTCCTCGGGcatccccattctccctccacccccccagaCCTCAGGGCCTGGGGGCAGCCGCTCCTCCAGCCAGGTGGAAGCCCCCCCAGGGCCCAGCAACACAAGCAATGCCCTGTGCTTGCTGGATGAGgagctgctctgcttgg GCCTCGCTGACCCAGCCCCCACAGCTCCTCCCAAAGAGTCAGCTGGAAATGGCCAGTGGCCCCTGTTTCAG AACGAACAGTCAGACCTGGACTTCTTCAGCCCCAAATCGGGGACTGCTGCCTGTAGCCCTCCCGACGGGCCTGTCCTCCAGCCCTCAGCAACCCCCACCATCAGCGCCCAggctccactgccaccccccttcccagcccctgtgGTCCCTGCCCAAAAAGCAGGCTTTTTGTTTCCCACTGGACTACCCCCAGCTTCAGCCCCAAAGCCTGAGCCCACAGctcctgggcaccatggctcagCTTTGGGCGACAGCACCCTGCACAAGCTGGATGCCCTCGACCAGCTTCTAGAAGAAGCCAAAGT gaccTCAGGCCTGGTGAAGCCTGTCGCCTCCAGCTTCTTTCCCGcggccacctcctcccctctggtgcCTGCCAGCACCTCAGCCAGGCCTTTCCTGCCATTCTCCACAGGGCCTGGCAGCCCTCTCttccagccacctgtctgcccaTCCCAGGGGAGCCCCCTGAAGGGGCCTGAGCTTTCCCTGGCCAGTGTCCACGTGCCCCTGGAATCTATCAAGCCTA GCAGCGCCCTTCCCGTGACAGCCTACGATAAAAATGGTTTCCGCATCCTCTTCCACTTTGCCAAGGAGTGTCCACCAGGACGGCCCGacgtgctggtggtggtggtatcCATGCTAAATACAGCACCCTTGCCTATCAAGAGCATCGTGCTGCAGGCCGCAGTGCCCAAG TCAATGAAAGTGAAGTTGCAGCCACCGTCTGGGACAGAACTCTCTCCATTTAGCCCCGTCCAGCCACCTGCAGCCATCACCCAGGTCATGCTGCTGGCTAATCCACTGAag GAGAAGGCAAGGCTTCGGTATAGGCTGACTTTCGCCCTGGGGGAGCAGCTGAGCACAGAGGTGGGTGAGGTGGACCAGTTCCCTCCTGTGGAGCAGTGGGGGAACCTATGA